The proteins below come from a single Rosa rugosa chromosome 2, drRosRugo1.1, whole genome shotgun sequence genomic window:
- the LOC133730679 gene encoding uncharacterized protein LOC133730679, whose product MKAAAWWEFYVNCGKKEGNDGLGSSGSQALGLVRDQQRRWVKPREGIIKLNFDGALEVSKGIFGTGAVCRDEQGTCIGVLAVPTVGFVSPQTCEFLALINGLHFCLQAGFTRLEIEGDAQNVFMALNSDQEDLSPDGALVDEAKYLLSFFFSLVVGVIPLGSVIMPLIVWQK is encoded by the coding sequence ATGAAGGCTGCAGCTTGGTGGGAATTTTATGTTAATTGCGGAAAAAAGGAAGGCAATGATGGTCTGGGCAGTAGTGGGTCCCAAGCATTGGGGCTGGTTAGGGATCAACAACGCAGATGGGTGAAACCAAGGGAGGGTATAATTAAGCTTAATTTTGATGGGGCACTGGAGGTCAGTAAGGGGATCTTTGGTACGGGGGCAGTGTGCAGAGATGAGCAAGGCACGTGTATTGGGGTTTTAGCAGTTCCGACAGTGGGTTTTGTGAGTCCACAAACATGTGAGTTCCTAGCCTTGATAAATGGGTTACATTTCTGTCTCCAAGCTGGGTTCACTCGATTGGAAATAGAAGGAGATGCTCAGAACGTGTTTATGGCATTAAATTCTGATCAGGAAGACCTCAGCCCAGACGGTGCATTAGTTGATGAAGCCAAATATCtgttaagtttttttttcaGTCTTGTAGTTGGGGTTATACCCCTAGGGAGTGTAATAATGCCGCTCATTGTGTGGCAAAAGTAG
- the LOC133731648 gene encoding NDR1/HIN1-like protein 10 translates to MADPSRPVTGYPAPPYAQPYPANNGQPNGSYPNYPVYQRGGPYNAYTARSAFLRRFVIAMVFLFVIIGSLLLMIWLILRPKIPDFRVDSFTVTNLNVSSSRQSLTGTWSVGFDVFNPNKKMTIEYDEIGSSVFYRSGFISETRIPPFRQGKRVRSAVNATFSAANSFVDDRVASGIDADRAARGAVSFNIKLLARVQFRKGGWRLRRRLLRVLCRDVPLTISNNGTGTMTGGGRDCGVAV, encoded by the coding sequence ATGGCAGACCCTTCTCGGCCCGTCACCGGCTACCCAGCCCCGCCCTACGCCCAGCCCTACCCCGCCAACAACGGCCAGCCCAACGGCTCCTACCCCAACTACCCAGTCTACCAGCGCGGCGGCCCCTACAACGCGTACACCGCACGCTCCGCCTTCCTCCGCCGCTTCGTCATCGCCATGGTCTTCCTCTTCGTCATCATCGGCTCCCTCCTCCTCATGATCTGGCTCATCCTCCGCCCCAAGATCCCCGACTTCCGAGTCGACTCCTTCACCGTCACCAACCTCAACGTCTCCTCCTCCCGCCAGTCCCTCACCGGCACCTGGTCCGTCGGCTTCGACGTCTTCAACCCCAACAAGAAGATGACCATCGAGTACGACGAGATCGGCTCCTCCGTCTTCTACCGCTCCGGCTTCATTTCCGAGACCCGAATCCCGCCGTTCCGGCAGGGAAAGAGAGTCCGCAGCGCCGTGAACGCGACTTTCTCGGCGGCGAACTCGTTCGTCGACGATAGGGTGGCGAGTGGGATCGACGCGGACAGGGCGGCGCGTGGGGCGGTGAGTTTCAATATCAAGCTGCTGGCTAGGGTTCAGTTTCGGAAGGGCGGGTGGAGGCTGAGGCGGCGGCTGCTGAGGGTGCTGTGCCGTGACGTGCCGCTTACGATTTCGAATAATGGGACCGGGACGATGACCGGCGGAGGTAGAGATTGCGGCGTTGCTGTATGA